One region of Candidatus Tanganyikabacteria bacterium genomic DNA includes:
- a CDS encoding DNA-binding protein: MDRVFLDANVLLLAAYRSDAGLRRLWDLEGAALVTSLHAAEEARRNLDHAQQRADLENLLSKVSVVFTTPPDRPIPEGDPLPDKDRPIMLAAIEAGSTHLITGDFRHFGRLFGTTVEGASVLPPSEYLRLRERPSVGDSP, encoded by the coding sequence TTGGACCGCGTCTTCCTGGACGCTAATGTCCTGCTCTTGGCAGCCTACCGGTCTGACGCCGGCTTGAGGCGACTATGGGACCTCGAAGGGGCAGCGCTCGTCACTTCACTCCACGCAGCCGAGGAAGCACGCCGTAACCTCGACCACGCCCAGCAGAGGGCTGATCTGGAGAACCTGCTATCAAAGGTCTCGGTCGTCTTCACGACGCCACCGGACAGGCCAATCCCCGAGGGGGACCCCCTTCCGGACAAGGACCGGCCGATCATGCTCGCCGCCATCGAGGCTGGGTCAACGCACCTGATCACCGGCGATTTCCGCCACTTTGGAAGACTGTTTGGCACGACCGTCGAAGGCGCTTCTGTGCTTCCGCCCTCGGAGTATCTTCGGCTTCGGGAACGTCCGTCCGTCGGAGATTCCCCCTAG